The Seriola aureovittata isolate HTS-2021-v1 ecotype China chromosome 2, ASM2101889v1, whole genome shotgun sequence genome has a segment encoding these proteins:
- the LOC130178628 gene encoding cell surface glycoprotein 1-like, producing MDIMFKASSLLLLLLTLSLNVQLYSSGPIPATVVQSSVIAEEPGPGPAEEAPIPVIPVETSEDGPQEENANEETTVVEESAGENASSEQDDVPDPDPAAAIPIIPVGAAEDEENTEEAAPEDTLPIVPDDQAEVEPGASQEPLSSAPEEEKSVFLIPPEPETEDLVQEEPVGFFIEYPEEDTAFSIILEDPTTNEEPEEPETYEDAAAEDTAPAELLPESPVVIVPIPIVSEENDEEDPGTNEEHLHSTPEEEESFVNVQAELETEEEGQEETAPQEVALGEPVVVLVDPTSKEPAPKDPILLIHLEDLEQEAPEDDIEEEEEEDKEVVQSDPLAEEPEEILPEILVIAVTETPSESEATEIVLDPVEEVPVAATETVTEAPVEPVTAPAPTVTDAEAERAPAPEGGNGTSMTTHTEDFTAAVTLTAKEPAAQVNRGAELEAGFFTLTFFITIGFL from the exons ATGGACATCATGTTCAaagcttcctctctgctgctgctgctcctgaccCTGAGCCTGAATGTTCAGTTATACTCATCAGGACCAATAC CTGCCACAGTTGTTCAGTCTTCTGTTATTGCCGAAgaaccaggtccaggtccagctgaAGAAGCACCAATCCCAGTCATTCCTGTAGAGACTTCAGAAGATGGACCacaagaagaaaatgcaaaCGAAGAAACAACTGTTGTTGAAGAGAGTGCTGGGGAAAATGCATCTTCAGAACAGGACGATGTACCGGATCCAGATCCGGCAGCAGCAATTCCCATTATTCCTGTAGGGGCtgcagaagatgaagaaaatacagaagaagCGGCTCCAGAGGACACGCTACCGATAGTCCCTGATGACCAGGCTGAAGTAGAACCAGGCGCTTCTCAAGAACCTCTTTCTAGTGCACCAGAAGaggaaaaatctgtttttcttattcctCCAGAACCTGAGACCGAAGACTTAGTTCAAGAGGAACCTGTAggtttttttattgaatatcCTGAAGAGGATACAGCTTTCTCAATAATCCTGGAGGATCCCACAACTAATGAGGAACCCGAAGAACCTGAGACCTATGAGGACGCTGCGGCAGAGGACACAGCACCTGCAGAGTTACTCCCAGAATCTCCAGTTGTCATCGTGCCTATCCCGATCGTCTCAGAAGAAAATGACGAAGAGGATCCTGGCACTAATGAAGAACATCTTCACAGTACACCAGAAGAGGAGGAATCTTTTGTTAATGTCCAAGCAGAACttgagacagaagaggaaggtCAAGAGGAAACAGCACCACAAGAAGTAGCCCTTGGAGAACCTGTTGTCGTTCTTGTGGACCCGACTAGTAAGGAACCAGCTCCAAAAGACCCAATCCTCTTAATTCACCTGGAGGACCTTGAGCAGGAGGCTCCAGAGGATgacatagaagaagaagaagaagaagacaaagaagttGTCCAATCAGATCCTCTTGCGGAGGAACCAGAGGAGATTCTTCCAGAGATTCTCGTTATAGCTGTCACTGAGACCCCATCTGAATCTGAGGCCACAGAGATAGTATTGGATCCAGTGGAGGAAGTCCCAGTAGCTGCAACAGAGACTGTAACTGAAGCCCCAGTTGAACCTGTCACAGCCCCTGCACCAACTGTCACTgatgcagaggcagagagagctccTGCTCCTGAAGGTGGCAATGGCACCagcatgacaacacacacagaggattttacagctgcagtcacactgACAGCAAAAGAACCTGCGG CTCAGGTTAACAGAGGGGCAGAGCTCGAAGCAGGATTTTTCACACTGACGTTTTTTATCACAATCGGATTTCTTTGA